Proteins from a single region of Strix uralensis isolate ZFMK-TIS-50842 chromosome 31, bStrUra1, whole genome shotgun sequence:
- the LOC141936054 gene encoding olfactory receptor 14I1-like, producing MGRRETTGEAGPQGKSQSPEDGLSLSEGQLIASPTHCRAQSPQRQQMSNGSSITEFLLLAFADTRELQLLHFWLFLGIYLAALLGNGLIITAIACDHHLHTPMYFFLLNLSLLDLGSISITLPKAMDNSLWDRRDISHSGCVAQIFFFLFFFGAEFSLLTIMSYDRYVVICKPLHYGTLLGSRACVHMAAAAWGTGLV from the exons ATGGGGCGCAGAGAGACCACGGGAGAAGCGGGACCCCAGGGGAAGAGTCAAAGCCCTGAAGATGGGCTGTCCTTAAGTGAGGGTCAGCTCATTGCCAGTCCCACACACTGCcgtgcccagagcccccag aggcagcagatgtccaacggcagctccatcactgagttcctcctcctggcattcgcagacacacgggagctgcagctcttgcacttctggctcttcctgggcatctacctggctgccctcctgggcaacggcctcatcatcaccgccatcgcctgtgaccaccacctgcacacccccatgtacttcttcctcctcaacctctccctcctcgacctgggctccatctccatcactctccccaaagccatggacaattccctctgggacagaAGAGACATCTCCCACTCAGGTTGTGTtgcccaaatctttttctttctcttcttttttggagcagagttttctctcctcaccatcatgtcctacgaccgctacgttgtcatctgcaaacccctgcactacgggaccctcctgggcagcagagcttgtgtccacatggcagcagctgcctggggcactgg tttggtgtaa